GCGGGGGGTGACACTGGCCGAAGTCGTGGCGCGGCTGGCTGATGATTGCGGATAAGAATATCTGTGTCACAAGAAAACCCCTTCGGCTCTGATGTTGGCAGCAAGCAGGGATTCGCTTTCAATGCCTTCCCATTCTGATTTCGAATAAGAGACCGGAATAATGACGATACCGCTTTCGAATCCAGACTCCCATGCACAATCGCTTATATAGTCTGCTGTAGGCGGATCCAGTTGGTCGACCACCACCAAAACATCCATGTCAGAATAACACACGGCATCCCCCCTGGCGCGTGAACCGAACAAGGCAAAGGTGTCTAGCTGCACCCTTTTTTGCAGCATGCTTTTGAAGGTTTCAAGGATATGCTTTTCTTCAGGATTCATGAGGTTACTGTAGCATATTTGTCTGCATGAACAATCAGTATTTGCAGGTCTTACTGCTGTT
Above is a window of Desulfuromonadaceae bacterium DNA encoding:
- a CDS encoding nucleotidyltransferase domain-containing protein, whose protein sequence is MNPEEKHILETFKSMLQKRVQLDTFALFGSRARGDAVCYSDMDVLVVVDQLDPPTADYISDCAWESGFESGIVIIPVSYSKSEWEGIESESLLAANIRAEGVFL